From Neomonachus schauinslandi chromosome 4, ASM220157v2, whole genome shotgun sequence:
GCTGTCTGATTCAGTCTAGAAGCTGGGCTGAGGAAGGGGGATGGGACGAGGACAGGGACAGCCACAGCGTTCTAGCACATAGGAAGCTCGCCTCCCTGTGAGGAGCGCACTTAGGCACAGACTGTCCAATCCAGGCTTGGGTCTTCCATCGTGCCCGCAGCTAAGGtcgcaggagagggaggggagtccTCAGAGTCTGAGTCAAGCTCtgtttccccagcccctggcctcaCCCCTTCCGCTCTCGGAGCCCCTGGACCTTGACCTCCACGTGGGGAGGACCGAGCTGCTCTTCTCTACCTGTGCAGTCACCGTAATgaagctgctgcctgaggagAGCACCAGGGAAGAGCTGCAGCAGATGTAAACTTCACAGTGATTTATAGAGCAGAGCTCTTGGGCCTGGGCTGGCGCTCAGCTGCTGCGCCATCCTGCCCCATCTGCCTGGTCTCGCTGCTGGTCCTATTCTTGGGGATTTCGTGGAAGCAAAGGTCAGAGAGGCACTGGGACATCAGACTGAACTGGTCAAAGTCAGGACCAGCTCGGAGAATGGGGTGTCCCCGAGACCCACCCTGGGGCCAAAACGGAGCCCACCAAGCTTTAAATAAATCAAGTTTCTTACACTTTTCCCATCAGAGCAGGGGGGATGATtttcctggcctctctcctcACAAATTCAACACAGAGATATTGAGAATTGTTGAAAGGGAGGGCCTGCAGACTGAGTGGGGTCATCCCCACCCCAGAGAAACAGTGCAAGAAATATCCGGGGAGACTCAACCAGTTAGCACTCAAGACCCCAGACACAAGGCCGTTGGTGTCTGATGGGAACACCCATGCTGGGCTCTCAGCTGCCTGGATGGGCTTAGAGAGAGGTATACACCCATACCTGTGGGATCTACACTGGACCAAAGGGCTCTGGAAATGCCCTCTTAATTCTCTGTGCCAAACCTGTCTTCCTCCTGAAAAGCCAGCTCGAGCCTCAGCTCCTTAAAACCTTCCCTGGTTCATTGCAGTTGATCGTGAACAGCCAAGCACCTCCTGTCCCATGTGTGGATTAGTCAGGTATCCTTCCAGGCTGCCCTGGGCAGGCAGTGCCTCAGAGAAGGGGCTGTGTGGTAGTCACTCGTGTTGGTCATTAAGTGTTTCCAGTTCTCCTTCTGGGCATACGGTAGGATTTCTTTGCCCTGCCCTCCTAAGTTGCCATGTGTCTTGCTTTGGCTAACGAAACACAAGTAGAAGTAACAAATATCCCTTCACTGTGGAAGCTTTAAGAAATAGTGCATGACTTGCCACATCCTCTTTCTCCTGATGTGGTAACTATGGGAGCACATGTCCAAATGAAGCCTCTGTCGGCTCAGACCCCTGGGTCACAAGGTAAAGTAGAACCCCAGCCAAGCTGCAAAGTATGGATAGCATGAACAAGAACTAGATTTTGGTTGCTCTAAGCTACCAAATCCTAGGACTATTTGTTGCTGCAACTTAACCTCATTCGTCCTGATTAACATGCCCTGTTCTTGATTGCTCTTTCCAGGCTTCTAGCACACATCAGTGCACTTGGCAGATGCTGCTGTCTGATTCAGTCTAGAGACCTGGCCCAATCCTCACCCATGATCAAAGAGATAGATAACATTACTTTATAGGTGGTAGACCTAAGGCCTAGCAGGTGGAGGGAACCGCCCCAGAACATGTAATCAGAAGCAATGGGCAAAAATTCTCTTCCATGCCAACCCACACCCCAACCTGGGGCAGCGTGCAAGGACTTCCCCAGGGTGGGCTGAGCCACTGCTCAGTTCCCAGAGTCCCCCTTCACATCCTGAAGGGCAAAGGCCCACTTGTCTCTAGGGTGGAGGAGGATAGGGCCACACCCCACTCAACCCGGCCCTAGGAATCCTCAAGAAGCCCAGGAGGCAAGGCTGTACTCACACTGGTGGCATACTGGATGTCCTTCCAGATGGAGGTTTCCCGGGACAGGTCGGAGGCCTCGAAGAGGTTGTCCAGGATGACCTCTCCGATCATGTCATGGCGGGAGAAGCGGTCGAAGTCGAAGACACTGAGATGTAGCTTGCGCTCGGCCAGCTCCTCGTAGGGCACTGGGAAGTGGAAATTCTCATCGAAGGTGGGGTTCAGCGTCTTGCGGTGCACCCGGGTCTGCAGCTTGCACTTGCGATCAGGCAGGAGGTAGATCTTGACGTAGGGGTCAGAGCTGCCACAGAAGTCCTTGGCAGGGAGGTCGAAGGCCTTCAGGATGCGCACGATCAAGGTCTCGCTCTCGTAGTCGTAGCGCAGGCTGAAGTTGATTTTCCCACAGCTCTTGGCGGCCTCCGACTTGGCATCGTCCCCATCCACCGACTTCTGCTTGTAGAGTTCAGGCTTGATTCGGCCAATGCTGGTGGGCTGTTCTGCCGCCGGCGGCAGCTCGTTGCCATAGTCCACGCTGGAGACGTGCATCTGCCGTGGCAGGTGGCGCTTGAAAGACGTGTGCCTGGCGGGGGTCAGGGACAGCGTGGTcagggccccgggggggggggggcggggtgtgcaGGCCGACACCTCCCTGCTGCCCTGGCTTATCCTACACTTTGCAGGGCCCTTTTCCTCCTGCTCGCCGACCCTCTCTCCATCTGCACACACTTGGTGCACGGGTGATTGTGAGCATTACAAATTTACGGAAAGGAGTTGGAATGGGGCCCGGTATATACTAAGGTCAATTCATGGTAGCCTTTGCTGccatttttccccttgctttctGGGTTTCTTTCCTTGTAGATGTGACTCTAGTTCCCCCATGAAACCATGAGATCCCTTAGAAGGACCATCCTTTCTCCCCCTGGCTGTGGCTATcccttcatcatcatcaccagctCTACCACCGACACTGTACTTAAACATTTATTGGGCTTGGGAGCCAGACTGCGGAGGTTAATGTTGGCTCTGCCACTgtctggctatgtgaccttggtcaagttatttaacttctctgcattacaaaatgaggataataaaagtAGCAATTGCATAGGATTGCTGTGAGGAAGAACCGGATTCATACACAtaaaaagcacttagaacagggcCAGGTGTATAGTAAGCGATATATCGTCAACTCTGGATTGTCAAAGAATCCAGCTCTGATGGATTCCTTCTTTGGCTCCTCACAGCTACCTGATGAGTCACCAGCCCTATTTTACAGTCGGGGAAAACGAGTCCTAGGAAAGGTGAGCAACTTGCCCGAGGTCATATGATAAACTCTGAAAATGTGACCTCCAGCACGTTCCTTCCTGGACTCCCAGCTGAAGACCTGGTCTCCTTCCCTTCAGCTGGTTCCCCGGGAGCCTGGGGAGACATTGCAGGGACCCAGGAGCCCACAAGAGCCCTAGGTTTGAATAAATACAAGTGAATGCACCACTTCTGTGTCTGAATTTAGAGTAGGTTGTTTGTTATTATGCGGTGGgagttgtttttggttttctccGTTAAAGAATGCCATGTATACAACTGCTGTCCTTCAGGGGACTCTGTCAAAGGTTATAAAGGAATCCtcattcctcaaaatgttagGAACCTCTTGTCTTATATCCCATGCACGGCCGACGCTATTGACAAGGCTTTACTGGCAGACCCCTAGACACACCATGAACTTGtatgcctctgggcctttgcatatTCTCAGCCCTCTGCCTGcaatctctccttctctccaaaCACCCAACACCTCCCACCCACGCGCATCCCAGTGCACACCATGGAGCACAGCGCCCCACCTCCAAGGTTTCCCTCTCCTGAGGCCTTTCCTGGTGCCCACCTCCTGGTTGGTTACCCCACCACGGACCACATCATCTGTTATATTCGCCAATCAGAAGACATGAGTTATTATTTCTGTCCTCTGCTCCTCATGGGCTGGAATCTCTTAATGTCTTGAGTAAGAGAATGTGGAGGcgtggcagggagggaagggagaggtccACCCTCACCTGGTAGATGATGCTGGCTCTGTGGTCTGTCGCTGCAGCCGCGTGTGACGCATGATATGCTCCTTGACTGACATCTGCACCTCGGCCGGGATATCTGGGGACGTGTGGCTGATCTTCACAGCCGCCTCTAGGAAGCCCAGCGTGTTGGTGTCCTTCAGCTTGTCTGCCATGTTGCCTCTGGAGCCCGGGCTCTGGAGGGCGTCCGGGGGAGGGTTAGCAGAAGCGGGACTGGAGGCCTCCTTGCTCCTCCAGGGCATCCAGCACAGcttccaaaagagaaagagaaaaactgccACCAGGGCCACGCCACACACAATCACTACGGCTGCGAGGAGGCTGACAGAGGTGCCTGCCCTCGGCGTGAgccaggcagggagggacagagacagacagaggtgggcagaagcaggagagggTGTCGGCAGAGGGGGCACACAGAAGGGACAAAGacgggagaagagaaaagaacgCTCATGAGAAAGCTACCCGCCAGAGGAGAGGTGGTTTGGGGGGTGGCGCTCCGCAGTCCACTTTGTGAAATGTCTGCAGCCGGGCGCTAGCCTCGGCCggtccccccactcccaccccgctcccccaCTGCCAGCCTGGGGAGCACCTGGGCTGCCTCCCCGACTGCCTGCCGGCAAGTGCACCGGGAAGGGAAAGTAATTTAAATAGCAGCCTGAGCAAATGTGCAAATTCGTGAAGCGTTCACATTTGGATGCTGTTTGAATTTCTATTAGAGCTGTTACTATGGCCAGACTTAGAGCAGAGTCATTTTTTTGTATACAGCTCTCTTCCTCAacaggctgtgtggccttggggacCAGAGGCTTGGCCAACTCCATCTCTTCCCGGACCCAACCCCCCGTGGAGCCCAGAGCGGGAGCTCAATGGTCACGAGATGACTTGAAGTGAATGAGAGGCAGGGGTTAGGTCTCAGGCTTCTTCTGGACTCTCAACTCTGCACGCAGTAGGCTCAGTAGATACTGGGATGAAGTTGGAATTGGACCCACACAATTTATTTCCAAGCTACATACAAGTGATTCTTGTAGCTGGCTTTTCCCATTCCTGTGGCCAGTTGAGAGCTTTTCTGTAAAGCTGGTATTTTTGAATGTTGTGGTTGTCTCAAGGCGGGGGCTCACTGTCTCGTCTccagcccacccctgccccccagcaggATGCCTGTGATCCCAGGAGAGCTGTGGGGGATGCCTCCCTCTGGAAGAAACGATTTAGCAGatctcccaccccaacccctttTGGAATGACCCTTAGGGCCcaaagcctcttctccctctgagaGGTCAGAAGCCTCCAAACCAACGGCACACGTGGTGGGGTGTGCACTAAGGTCAAGCCCGCAGAGGAGTCTTGCATGCCTAGGGTGACAATGGAAAAGTTGAGAAAttccatcaccatcatcatcatcacaccAAATTCCTGGAAAGTCTGGAGGAGGCCAGATGACTCGGTAACTGGACCTGGACTTCTGTGCTCCCTTTGGAGGGGTGTGTCCTCACCAGTCTCCCTATTACCTTCGTGGCCCCTGCAGGCCTGTGGGTTTGCAGGCTCTGGATTATCATGGCCCATGTCCCAGGAATCTTCAGATTTAAGGTGAGAAATGACCCTACAAGTACTGAGGCCAGGCTGTGCTTCTGCAGACAAGAACAGTGGTCCAGAGAAGGGACTTGCCTGGGGTCACAGGTCGGACCAGGGTCCAGACGTCCACCACCCAGGCTGGGGCTCCTTCCACTGTCCTATAGCCTGTGTGTTCCTGATTAAACTGATGGCTATTGTAACCCTGCGTTTTTATATTTGTCTGACTCAGGGCCTAGCACAGAAACTGGCACatgagaatgaatgagtgaatgaggtgaatgaatgaatgaatgaatggtacaTAAAAGAGCTATAATTATCTCTCaaccagcatttactgagcacctgcagGTACCAGGGGCTAAGCTAGGCTTGTAGTAGTGAGATGCCAAGTCCCTCCTGGGGGGAATCCGGAGTACTCTCATAGCACACAGGCTatgagaggaagaggaggaaccTTCCGGAGGTGAGAACGTCAGCTACCTTCTCTGGGGAGCTGGCACTGCCTTCTGACTCCCTGGCTGTAGGGTCCTGGCTTGGATCAACTATCACAGCCACCCACAGCAATCCTAGGCCCCTGCACAGAGACAACGGAGCTTCTCCCCGGCCAAAGGAGCTGGGTGGGATTAGTCCTTCACCCAGGGACTGCTAGGGATCTGGAAAGCCAATTCTAAGTTCACTTCTAAACTAAAGGTCTCTAGTGTGGTATGAGTGCATTCTGGGGGCACAAGAGAAAACATATCAGATcgctttcatatttatttattatcttaaaaacaataaatgagaGTTGCAATATACTGGTTGATAGTAATAGAAATGATAgcattttatttctggacttAGTTAAGTTTTGAACATTACGAGGTCCAAGGTACAAAGTGCTCTTTATGCATTCACTCGTTTAATACTCTCCAGGGAGATAGGtgtgattattattttcattttgcagatgaaggtGAGGCACAGAGGACGAGATTCCCCGGGGTCACACGGCTGGTAAGCCATGGAACGGAGATACAACCCACATGTGTATGTAACATGGGAACAGATATATATTGGAGGCATTAAATCAAATAATTTGTGCTGTTACGAGTTCATTATCTAAATGGTTTGGAGACTGTTTCTGTAGGCCCTTATAGCCCTGGGGTTCACAAGGAAAGCTACCACAGATAGTCCTTATTCTAAGTATCCAGCCATCTCTAGACCCTTCACATCTGCTCTCGGTTACAGCTGTTCTGGATGCATTCTCTACAATATGAGTCACCTTAAAACAAAAAGGTATTTCTAAggctttgctttcctttgatCATACATCTTACTTGCTGTGgtaataattagaattttaatgaggaagggggagaaacGGGGGGAATCCAGAGAGCATAGAGTGCATTTAAATGTTCAGCCTGACAAAAAACTGAATTCATAAATGaaaagagaggtgggggagggggcgggtggAGGGAATCAGTTGTCCTTGCTGTGGCTGCTATTTTGAATGCTTGTGCAcgtgcccccccccaccgcccccccgcTGTCGTTCCCTCGGAGCTGAGATTAAGGCAGGCAGAGGTATGGATTATTGGGAATCAGCACTCAGCGCTCAATACTGGTTATGTAAGACCAAGTggcccttcctctgcctggagaATCCCTTTCCAGGACATCTCTCCCACAGGCATTACACAGAGATTTGGGTCCTGTGGCTGAGTGGATTCACCCCCACTGGGGAACGCAAGGCAGTGAGCAAGGCTGGTAAAGAGCAGAATTAGGCCAGGGCAAAGGTGACTGTACAGGATTTAGCCCCTGTAAAATCACTATATGCAGCGTTGAACGCAGCCAGCCCGCATAGCCTGGTTAAACGTCCACTGAGGCTGGGAAGGATAGGCTCCTGTATGGTCTAAGGGCTCTGCTAGATCAGCTACGATGTGTGCCTTCCTACCTCAGGCCTGCTGGGACCAACCGACCAGGACACATTGCCCTTTTCTAAATCACAGGTGCATGAGTCGCCCTCAAAGCCTTTTTCCCACTCGTCTTGTTTGAACCTCGACACTGTGAGGTAGATAGAATTTTGATGGGCAACTCAGCCGCCTTTTGCGTCCTGATCCAGTACTCTTCATATTTCATACTGCTATCATGCACTAGCTTCGTGGCAAGAGAGAGGCAACCCTCTGGTAAGGGAGAAAGCCCTTCCCAAATCCTTGTGTTCTTTATTTCCTCCTCAGcccagagagaaaaatcagtgcCCTGGGGTCAGACTGGGCTCCTTCAATGTTCATCTCCACTGACTTtaaactgtgtgactttggcaagctacttaatctctcaagcctcagtttcctcatctgtgatatgggtataataatagtatctaccttcTAGGGTCATTGTGAGGTTTCAGTGAGATCAAAAGTGCCAGGACAGTGCCTGGAATGtagtaaaaaataagataaatattagctgtttCTATTAGAATCACTTAGTTCTGCCTAGTCTAGTTTTGAATATCCCCTCATTTGGAAAAGTTTCATTGGCAGAACATCTGCAAGCCACGAACACTAATAGAGAGAGCTTTAACTTTGTCATTACAAATGAGGAATGACCTTACTAGCAGAAAAAatgtaagtattttatatatagctACATGTCAAGACATAATATGTACTATATTAAAGATCTCTCATCTCCGAGTTTTTCTGTCAATACTCATTTGCTTGCTACTCATCCAGTTTCGTTGTTACCATCACCAGCCATCTGGTGAACAGGCATGAGCTCCAAAGGagtgaaaagaaaatcatgaaagaaaaatcaacaattgAGAGAACATGCTATGGTTTTGCAAAGTTCTCTTggaaatttggaagaaagaagTCTAGTCCATTACTCAACATTAGGTGTGAAACATCTTTATTCATGTGTCAGAAGAATCCAATATTCCATGGGCACCCGGTTTGGGAAATCATATTGGTCAATTACCCAGCAGCCTCTGGGAGAGCAAAGAGCTGTGCAGCCATGCTTTGGATACACACCCAGTGACCTGGCATTGCGCAGGGGCATGTGGCTTCTACCCCTGGCGGGGGACGTAGACTTCACTTCGTGTTCAGATCCTGGGCAGGTAGCTCAGGTGAGCACCAGCACCAGAATGACCACAGAGCACATCCATCCACATTTctaattgtgtgaccttgagcaagttacttaacattctCCAGACTTTGGTTTCCTCTTTGATTTGTTGGGGATTCTAAGGATTCCTACTTTATGGAGtcattatgaatattaaatgaacTAAGACTTTGGGCATAGTTCCTGTACGTGGTAAGTGCTCCCCAAATGTAAGctatttttcttcatgtgttGCTTTTTTTGATGGCAAATAATACAGAATGGACCCAAAACTGGGCCCTCTGAGACAGGGAAGGGGGACACCAGACCATGGGGCAAGGCAGCCAAGAGACCTCAGGCCCACAAGGGCAGGAACCGCTCATCACCTTCAGTGAAACTGTCTGGCAGGGGTAATGGCTcctggcctccctctctccctggaaaATGCTGGGTTATTAATTAGCAACCCAGGGCTTTCTTATCTCTCCACACTGACACTCCTTCCTCCAAAGACAGAGCCCTGGCGCCTCCTCCCCTTATCCCCACCCAGAGTGTTAGGATTCATCAGCAGCTCTTATCACCTGctattgttcccatttttctAATAGGTTTCCATGTCAGGAAAATCCATTCTGTAACAGTAACAGGCATTTTTGCTAATAGATTGTACCTGAAAAGATAAACTGGGGagaggaagtgaaaagaaaggacCATTTTCTCTGCTTCGCCCAAAGCTGGAGAACGCTGGCTTcagggcctggggctgctggTAGACCCTCGGAAATGGTTTACGTGCCCGCCTCTGCGGAGCAGGGGCCGCCTGGGCTGAGGAGCCCTCATTCAGACACAGAACAGAGACACAGACAAGCACAACCCAGAGATCAGACAGCAAGAAATGCAGAGGCACAGTGCCAAGTCTGGGAGGGGAAAAGACTCTGGACAGAACCATTCATATTAATACCGgtaatattatttgttatttctttctacATGGTCAGCACCATGCCCcttacattatttcctttaatctttaCCACTTCCTAAAGAAATGAGTACACAACTCTCAAAGATAAATTAACTCAGCTTAGAGATGTTAACTAAGTAACTTCTTCAAGGATACATTGCATTGCGCAgaggagctgggatttaaacctggGACTTCCGATGCCAAAGTCAGAGCTTCTGAGCCGGGCCCCTGAGGGCACTGGGGGCTGAGTGGGAAGCTGGACAAGAAGCTGGGGAGGCATTTCTTTGTTATAATCAGGAGAGTGTGGGACACATCCTCTACTATTTGGCCTGATCCTCTGTACCTGGATAGAAACCTGAAGACTAGAATTACGACCAACCTCCTCAtcccccatctctttcttttctagaaaGTATAGACACTGCAGGTTACCCACCAGGCACCAGGCCAATAACCTCAGTGGCCCCTGGAAATGCCTTGTCCAGAGATATATGTCCCTGAGAAATACCTGAGAGTGCGggtatgtgtgcgtgcatgtgtgtgtgtgtgtgtgtgtgtgtgtgtgtgtgcatgcatgtgttggGGGAACAGGGCTATTCTGTTCCAAGCCTTACAGACGTGGTCCATTAATAATAAACTCTGCCATGGCTTGTAAATTTATTAGGAGAAGCTGGTGTAGTTAAAAttcagagttgggggagggggagcagagagccTTTGCTTCCATTCCTTCTTTCAGAGATCCAGGCTGAACTACCAATGGGGATAATTAGCAGAGTCCAAACAGAGAAGGAATTAATGCCCCTGAAAAGCTTCGATGAGGAGAGACAATGTTGGGCTAATTATGGCCGCACCAGCTTTATGACTGGGCACCAGCTTCCACCATCATTAGGGGATTCAGAGATAAATCGGAGACTAATGTGGAGTGCTGTAGCTAACAGAGCATTGGCATTAATTTAgcaattattagtattattattttggcAGATGGTAACTGTACGTTTATGGCTGATTAGTCAGGGCTTGGGGCCCCTCTGAGATGTGGACATCAAGGCTGGGGTGATGGTGGAGAGGAGCAGACAGAGAGCCAgaaagattctttccctctacaCCCCCCCTTCCTGTTTACCCCTGCAAGGACTGAGAGGAGAGGTCTGTCCGGGCCCACATGAGCAAGAAAAACAGATCGGCaatagagaggagggggagatgagaCAATGTTGTATACCTAGAGTGTCCACAGCAGGATATCTTGCTCACCTCCACTTTCAATGCCCCCGCAGATGAAAATTCCTAAGTGTGGCTGGTTCAGTCCTCTGGTGCTCAGAGACCTCTTTTCCTAAGCAGGACCAGCAAGGGTGCCACCTAGCTTGGGCAGGACTTTCTCTTACcctgttttttttcccactccaGACAGCCTTACACAGATCCTAAAGAAACCTGGCTGGGTCCAGATGTCTCAGTCTTAGTCCTAATTTTCTGCAGCCACATGTTATACCTCCAACTCTGTGGACAGAGGAACAGAACAGTTAGAACATGTCTTCTCTGTACAGAGCCTGGAGGGGATGATCTACCATTCCACTCTTAAAGTTCCCACAGACAGAGGTAGAAGAAAACTTCTAGAACTGTAAATCCAAGCACTGTACAGCTCCTTGATACTTCACCCTAGTTCTAGAATCTTAAAGTTGAAGACACACCATAAAGTCAGAACATCGTCTAAAGGATGTACATTCTAAAGGATCGTAATTGCACCTTTCCTCAAAGAAGGCAAAATTTGCAGAATTTCTTCCTTCCGGCAAGGAGTGAGGGAGTAACTGATTATTTAGTTATAGAAACAGGAACGTTTGTGGTTTTGGTGAAATGCTATGCATTTAACTTGCCATCACAAGCAGGAAAAATCTTACCTGTGCTGCCAAAGGCTAACTTCAAAAGCAGGTGACTGAATCACAGAACATCTCCAGAGTCAGTAGAGAAGTAAACCAACAGGACATACATCTCATGGCCACATGTAAGACCAAGAATAACCATTCCTGCTGCCAGcgtggcaggggcagggcagctcAGGGTCCTCTATCAGTTCCTGAATTTTTTGGGAACACCTCTGAATCTCTGCTTGCTATCTCAAACCCAAAACCCTCCTACCCACACCCAACACTCTGCATTTGGCCTATGGAGCAAATTCATTCATCTCCACAAGGCAAATGGcatgaagaaggaagagaactgCCTGTCAGTGTCCACTTGCAGGGGTAGGCAGGTGGGGGGTGGATTGTACATTAAAGAGGAAAACAGACCCTTCGCCTTcagaatgtttaaagaaaaacgGAACTTGTTTCTATCTGGGACAGTTTGTGTAGAGGTGTTTCAAGTCAGGAAAGCTAAGGAGATCTGATTAAGGTTTCCTGTGCAATTCCTGGCACAGACCATGGCATATAGGAGGGTCCCAGTAAATGATAGTAGAGTCCAAATCTCAATTGTTGAATCTCAGGGTGTTACTAGAAATCCCGTGAGCTAGAGACTTTCAgtaggaggaaggcagggggtAACATACAGAGGTAAAGAGAACTGGGCATGCTCTAGTCACTTGCATTTTTCgtgaaaatacaaatgaaaagatcCAGCATTTCTCTGCTAGGAGAATCTGGCAGTGGCTCTGGGATATAGGGAGTAGGCTAGGACTTAGGCTACCTGGGGGCCTGGTCCTGAACTGCACAGCATCTCCCCAGACTTGTGCTCACTTAAACCCCAAGCTCGCAAAGCCACTCTcaaccactttctttcttttgctgtgattaAGGGTCTCCTTCTGCCACCTCCTCTCTTTCAGCCCCCTAGCTTGGCCCCCAGGGGCTTCCTGAGGCTTGTGACTCAGCAGCCAAAGTTCAAGTCCCCCAGGACTGACAAGTCAAGTTCAAGCAGCCTGAAGGGAAGGCACACTGATTCATCTGAGCCTGCTTACTCTCGTTCCTCAACCTTCTCTCACCCTCAGCCTGGCCACCAGGTACCTGTCATTCCAGACTATGGGGTGTCCCTCTGGAGTTGGAACCCCAGTGCCTCCCTGTATCAGAATGTTCCAGGCACACATACACCCTCCGCAGCATGCAGCATTTCTGCTCTGGAcagatgggggaggagggcaaCCTCCATCCCAGGTGGAACTCGACAGGTGTGTTCTCACCTTGAATTATCCCCTTTAGGGTTTGAGAAGTCAGGACCAGCATTAAGGCCCCCACTGGAAATGAATTGTTGGAGGTAAGGATGGAAGGAAGCTgggtaggcaggcaggcaggaaaagACTCCCTAACTTGGGGAAAATTGTGTGTCTGGGGGATATGAGAGGGATAGTGCAGTAGATGAGGGCACCTGAGAACCAAAATCTAAGAACACTTGCTGGGCCTACTTTATTCCGAGATTCTTCAAAAGGGAGAATCAACCTCTCCAACATCCCTCACTGTACCACCCTCTGAAAGTTCTTCTTTAGGTCTCACCTCAGTCCCTTCTGCTGCAGTAATCAACCCATTGATCAAACATTGCCAGGGCCAGAGAGAGTGCAGGCGAGAGAGCAGCGCCCCCTACAACCCACGCAAGGCTGAGGTGCGCTCCACTCCCGCAAGGCTGGACACAATCCCCTCACACACACAATCCTCCCCTTGGCCCACTATCTTCCTTCTATtcctctgcgccccccccccgcccctcccctcccctgcgggccccg
This genomic window contains:
- the SYT6 gene encoding synaptotagmin-6 isoform X2, yielding MSGVWGTGGPRCQAALALLASLCRARPPPLGLDVETCRSFELQPPERSPSAADSGTSVSLLAAVVIVCGVALVAVFLFLFWKLCWMPWRSKEASSPASANPPPDALQSPGSRGNMADKLKDTNTLGFLEAAVKISHTSPDIPAEVQMSVKEHIMRHTRLQRQTTEPASSTRHTSFKRHLPRQMHVSSVDYGNELPPAAEQPTSIGRIKPELYKQKSVDGDDAKSEAAKSCGKINFSLRYDYESETLIVRILKAFDLPAKDFCGSSDPYVKIYLLPDRKCKLQTRVHRKTLNPTFDENFHFPVPYEELAERKLHLSVFDFDRFSRHDMIGEVILDNLFEASDLSRETSIWKDIQYATSESVDLGEIMFSLCYLPTAGRLTLTVIKCRNLKAMDITGYSDPYVKVSLICDGRRLKKKKTTIKKNTLNPVYNEAIIFDIPPENMDQVSLLISVMDYDRVGHNEIIGVCRVGLNAEGLGRDHWNEMLAYPRKPIAHWHSLVEVKKSFKEGNPRL
- the SYT6 gene encoding synaptotagmin-6 isoform X1 produces the protein MSGVWGTGGPRCQAALALLASLCRARPPPLGLDVETCRSFELQPPERSPSAADSGTSVSLLAAVVIVCGVALVAVFLFLFWKLCWMPWRSKEASSPASANPPPDALQSPGSRGNMADKLKDTNTLGFLEAAVKISHTSPDIPAEVQMSVKEHIMRHTRLQRQTTEPASSTRHTSFKRHLPRQMHVSSVDYGNELPPAAEQPTSIGRIKPELYKQKSVDGDDAKSEAAKSCGKINFSLRYDYESETLIVRILKAFDLPAKDFCGSSDPYVKIYLLPDRKCKLQTRVHRKTLNPTFDENFHFPVPYEELAERKLHLSVFDFDRFSRHDMIGEVILDNLFEASDLSRETSIWKDIQYATSESVDLGEIMFSLCYLPTAGRLTLTVIKCRNLKAMDITGYSDPYVKVSLICDGRRLKKKKTTIKKNTLNPVYNEAIIFDIPPENMDQVSLLISVMDYDRVGHNEIIGVCRVGLNAEGLGRDHWNEMLAYPRKPIAHWHSLVEVKKSFKEWQGRAASFDSESSCPSPKPPPTP
- the SYT6 gene encoding synaptotagmin-6 isoform X3 gives rise to the protein MSGVWGTGGPRCQAALALLASLCRARPPPLGLDVETCRSFELQPPERSPSAADSGTSVSLLAAVVIVCGVALVAVFLFLFWKLCWMPWRSKEASSPASANPPPDALQSPGSRGNMADKLKDTNTLGFLEAAVKISHTSPDIPAEVQMSVKEHIMRHTRLQRQTTEPASSTRHTSFKRHLPRQMHVSSVDYGNELPPAAEQPTSIGRIKPELYKQKSVDGDDAKSEAAKSCGKINFSLRYDYESETLIVRILKAFDLPAKDFCGSSDPYVKIYLLPDRKCKLQTRVHRKTLNPTFDENFHFPVPYEELAERKLHLSVFDFDRFSRHDMIGEVILDNLFEASDLSRETSIWKDIQYATSESVDLGEIMFSLCYLPTAGRLTLTVIKCRNLKAMDITGYSDPYVKVSLICDGRRLKKKKTTIKKNTLNPVYNEAIIFDIPPENMDQVSLLISVMDYDRVGHNEIIGVCRVGLNAEGLGRDHWNEMLAYPRKPIAHWHSLVEGNPRL
- the SYT6 gene encoding synaptotagmin-6 isoform X4, whose translation is MPWRSKEASSPASANPPPDALQSPGSRGNMADKLKDTNTLGFLEAAVKISHTSPDIPAEVQMSVKEHIMRHTRLQRQTTEPASSTRHTSFKRHLPRQMHVSSVDYGNELPPAAEQPTSIGRIKPELYKQKSVDGDDAKSEAAKSCGKINFSLRYDYESETLIVRILKAFDLPAKDFCGSSDPYVKIYLLPDRKCKLQTRVHRKTLNPTFDENFHFPVPYEELAERKLHLSVFDFDRFSRHDMIGEVILDNLFEASDLSRETSIWKDIQYATSESVDLGEIMFSLCYLPTAGRLTLTVIKCRNLKAMDITGYSDPYVKVSLICDGRRLKKKKTTIKKNTLNPVYNEAIIFDIPPENMDQVSLLISVMDYDRVGHNEIIGVCRVGLNAEGLGRDHWNEMLAYPRKPIAHWHSLVEWQGRAASFDSESSCPSPKPPPTP